A region of Plectropomus leopardus isolate mb chromosome 16, YSFRI_Pleo_2.0, whole genome shotgun sequence DNA encodes the following proteins:
- the gja13.2 gene encoding connexin 32.3: MGDWGFLSKLLDKVQSHSTVIGKIWMSVLFLFRIMVLGAGAESVWGDEQSDFICNTQQPGCENVCYDWTFPISHIRFWVLQIIFVSTPTLVYLGHAVHVIHKENKIREKLTSPGGTRLLKLPKYTDERGKVTIKGNLLGSYLTQLVFKIIIEAAFIVGQYYLYGFVMVPMFPCSKSPCPFTVECYMSRPTEKTIFIIFMLVVACVSLFLNIIEVFYLICTRVRCGSRPRSHKVTSAENPASLSGTRWPTSEDTLKQNKMNMELEGSQSIGGSLDGAKEEKRLLSSH; this comes from the coding sequence ATGGGAGACTGgggatttctgtcaaaattgcTGGACAAGGTCCAGTCCCACTCCACGGTCATTGGGAAGATCTGGATGAGCGTCCTCTTCCTGTTCAGGATCATGGTTCTGGGTGCAGGTGCAGAGAGCGTCTGGGGCGACGAGCAGTCGGATTTCATCTGCAACACTCAACAACCTGGTTGTGAGAATGTCTGCTATGACTGGACCTTCCCCATCTCGCACATTCGCTTCTGGGTCCTCCAGATCATCTTTGTCTCCACACCAACGCTGGTCTACCTGGGCCACGCTGTGCATGTCATCCACAAGGAGAACAAGATAAGGGAGAAGCTGACGAGCCCCGGTGGGACGCGGCTACTCAAACTGCCCAAATACACAGATGAAAGGGGGAAGGTGACGATCAAGGGGAACCTGCTGGGAAGCTACCTGACCCAACTTGTGTTCAAGATCATCATTGAAGCCGCCTTTATTGTGGGGCAGTACTACTTGTATGGGTTCGTCATGGTCCCCATGTTTCCCTGCTCCAAGAGCCCCTGTCCCTTCACCGTGGAGTGCTACATGTCCAGACCCACAGAGAAgaccatcttcatcatcttcatgcTGGTGGTGGCCTGCGTCTCCCTGTTTCTCAACATCATTGAAGTCTTCTACCTGATTTGTACCAGGGTCAGATGTGGGTCCAGGCCTCGCTCCCATAAAGTCACCTCGGCTGAGAACCCAGCCAGCCTGTCGGGTACCAGGTGGCCGACTTCAGAAGACACACTCAAGCAGAACAAAATGAACATGGAGCTAGAGGGGAGCCAGAGCATCGGTGGAAGCCTGGATGGCGCTAAAGAGGAGAAACGACTTCTGAGCAGTCATTAA
- the LOC121955250 gene encoding gap junction Cx32.2 protein-like: protein MGEWGFLSSLLDKVQSHSTVIGKVWLSVLFIFRIMILGAGAEKVWGDEQSRMICNTKQPGCKNVCYDHAFPISHIRFWVLQIIFVSTPTLIYLGHVLHVIHKENKLREYLKNNPRSDIVKTPKYSDEKGHVQIKGNLLGNYMVSIFFRILLEVAFIVGQYYLYGFVMDPRIVCSRAPCPFTVECFMSRPTEKTIFILFMLVVSCISLVLNIAEIFYLACSRSQRRKRSKTVPAAAIAIHPRLNGESPIKSEKLGLHDASHSTA from the exons ATGGGAGAGTGGGgttttctgtcctctctgttgGACAAGGTCCAGTCACACTCCACCGTCATCGGGAAGGTCTGGCTCAGTGTGCTTTTTATCTTCAGGATCATGATCCTTGGAGCTGGAGCAGAGAAG GTGTGGGGTGATGAACAGTCGCGTATGATATGTAACACCAAACAGCCTGGTTGCAAGAACGTCTGCTATGACCACGCCTTCCCGATCTCACACATTCGATTCTGGGTCCTCCAGATCATCTTTGTGTCAACACCAACACTCATCTACCTAGGTCATGTCCTCCACGTTATCCACAAAGAAAATAAGCTAAGAGAGTATTTGAAGAACAACCCTAGGAGTGATATCGTCAAAACTCCCAAGTACTCTGATGAAAAAGGCCACGTCCAGATAAAAGGCAACCTGCTGGGAAACTACATGGTGTCCATTTTCTTCAGGATCCTTCTTGAGGTCGCGTTCATTGTGGGGCAGTATTATCTCTACGGGTTTGTCATGGATCCAAGAATTGTCTGCTCCCGAGCCCCCTGTCCCTTCACCGTAGAGTGCTTCATGTCTCGACCCACAGAGAAGACCATCTTCATCCTCTTTATGCTCGTTGTGTCCTGCATCTCTCTTGTGCTAAACATAGCAGAGATCTTCTACCTGGCATGTTCTCGCTCACAGAGGCGAAAAAGGTCTAAAACTGTGCCAGCTGCTGCTATTGCCATTCACCCTCGTTTAAATGGTGAAAGTCCGATAAAAAGTGAGAAGCTTGGCCTCCACGATGCCAGTCACAGCACAGCCTGA